From one Ooceraea biroi isolate clonal line C1 chromosome 7, Obir_v5.4, whole genome shotgun sequence genomic stretch:
- the LOC105277556 gene encoding potassium voltage-gated channel protein eag isoform X2 has translation MPGGRRGLVAPQNTFLENIIRRSSSQPDSSFLLANAQIVDFPIVYCNESFVKISGYNRAEVMQKSCRCGFMYGELTDKETIARIEECLEGQIHDQFEILLYKKTKTPLWLLLQIAPIKNERDLVVLFLLTFRDITALKQPIETDDSKGGLSKFAKLARSVTRSRSVLVSQFSSHLPAVKDTAVPTTAKQSHLGHMMSLSGDVMPQYRQEAPKTPPHILLHYCAFKAIWDWIILCLTFYTAIMVPYNVAFKNKTSEDVSLLVVDSIVDVIFFIDIVLNFHTTFVGAGGEVVSDPKVIRMNYLKSWFIIDLLSCLPYDVFNAFDHDEDGIGSLFSALKVVRLLRLGRVVRKLDRYLEYGAAMLILLLCFYMLVAHWLACIWYSIGRSDADNGVQYSWLWKLANVTQSPYSYLWTNASTAPELVAGPSRRTMYVTALYFTMTCMTSVGFGNVAAETDNEKIFTICMMIIAALLYATIFGHVTTIIQQMTSATAKYHDMLNNVREFMKLHEVPKALSERVMDYVISTWAMTKGLDTDKVLNYCPKDMKADICVHLNRKVFNEHPAFRLASDGCLRALAMHFTMSHSAPGDLLYHTGESIDSLCFIVTGSLEVIQDDEVVAILGKGDVFGDSFWTNSLIGQSAANVRALTYCDLHTIKRDRLLEVLDFYQAFANSFARNLILTYNLSHRLIFRKVADVRREKELAERRKNEPQLDQAQDHLVRKIFSRFRREKQHTADVEKGESKDTKDSETSHLKKLSTAEEAGTAIAKARPGKWGRLLGSSSLDSGSESGTVSDTFKRSLSARDPRPSSSAGTNKVFPKIGKLGGTIEETADNADNTKDTQQQQTQQAQQQQTLSVDSKQLQLRRLESYDSGLITQQPSHEREILAAVLEVKVDLKLEVQRVNQRLAKIEDMLQALVNRLPATATPPSVGGGGVQQPKVPNFVTNQSPTTTSVTLVQCATQTTPSIATTSTSTTPSEGYREQSTATERMPKSQEHHHHHHHHHQSSSERHKDTDRLAASRDVNKELLERLAQASTSRGDDSNALGPLILRKRRSKSRNKGAAPLAPLATQPVSPSEPTETTQMLESTDDRDSTGGSAERTATERATERSERKRPPPRPREYL, from the exons GTTATGCAAAAGTCATGCCGCTGCGGATTCATGTACGGGGAGCTAACGGACAAGGAAACGATCGCCAGGATCGAGGAGTGCCTGGAGGGTCAGATTCACGATCAATTCGAGATCCTGCTGTACAAGAAGACCA AGACACCATTATGGCTGCTGCTGCAAATAGCGCCGATCAAAAACGAACGAGACCTCGTGGTCCTGTTCCTGCTGACGTTTCGAGACATCACCGCCCTGAAACAGCCCATCGAGACGGACGACAGCAAAGGCGGTCTCTCCAAGTTCGCCAAACTCGCCAGATCGGTTACCCGATCGAGATCGGTTCTGGTCTCGCAGTTCAGCTCTCATCTGCCAGCTGTGAAAGACACAGCTGTGCCGACCACCGCCAAACAATCGCACTTGGGTCAT ATGATGTCCTTAAGCGGCGATGTTATGCCACAGTACAGACAGGAAGCACCAAAAACTCCACCGCACATTCTACTGCATTACTGTGCATTTAAGGCGATTTGGGACtggattattttatgtttgacCTTTTACACAGCCATCATGGTGCCATATAACGTCGCTTTCAAGAACAAGACCAGCGAGGATGTCTCGTTGCTGGTTGTCGATAGTATCGTCGACGTGATATTTTTCATCGACATCGTGCTAAATTTTCACACAACATTCGTGGGTGCCGGTGGCGAAGTGGTGTCTGATCCGAAG GTAATCAGAATGAACTATCTGAAGTCTTGGTTCATCATAGATCTGCTAAGCTGTCTACCGTATGACGTCTTTAACGCATTCGACCACGATGAGGATGGGATAGGTAGCTTGTTCTCGGCGCTGAAGGTGGTACGGCTGCTACGACTCGGCAGAGTCGTACGCAAACTAGATCGATACCTGGAGTACGGTGCCGCGATGCTCATTCTTCTGCTCTGTTTCTACATGTTGGTTGCTCACTGGCTGGCCTGTATCTG GTATTCGATAGGGAGATCAGATGCCGACAATGGGGTACAGTATTCGTGGTTGTGGAAGTTGGCCAATGTTACCCAGTCACCGTACAGCTACTTGTGGACCAATGCCAGCACTGCACCCGAACTAGTAGCCGGCCCGTCACGCCGCACGATGTATGTCACTGCTCTTTACTTCACAATGACTTGCATGACCTCCGTGGGCTTTGGGAACGTTGCGGCCGAGACCGACAACGAGAAGATTTTTACCATCTGCATGATGATCATTGCTG CCTTACTGTACGCTACGATCTTCGGTCACGTCACTACGATCATCCAGCAAATGACTTCCGCCACCGCCAAGTATCACGATATGCTGAACAATGTGAGGGAATTCATGAAACTTCACGAAGTACCAAAGGCCCTCAGCGAGCGCGTCATGGATTACGTCATCAGCACGTGGGCAATGACCAAGGGCCTGGATACGGACAAAGTTCTCAACTACTGCCCCAAAGACATGAAGGCCGACATCTGCGTGCATCTCAACAGAAAGGTTTTCAATGAGCACCCCGCCTTCAG ATTAGCGTCTGATGGGTGCTTACGCGCCTTGGCGATGCACTTCACGATGTCGCACAGCGCGCCTGGCGATTTGCTGTATCACACCGGAGAATCCATCGATTCTCTGTGCTTCATCGTGACAGGCAGCCTTGAAGTTATACAGGACGACGAGGTAGTGGCGATATTGGGAAAAGGCGATGTTTTCGGCGACAGTTTCTGGACGAATTCATTGATCGGTCAAAGCGCGGCGAATGTCAGAGCGCTCACTTACTGCGATTTGCATACGATTAAGCGGGATCGTCTATTGGAGGTATTGGATTTCTATCAGGCCTTCGCCAACTCCTTCGCCAGGAATTTGATCCTAACTTACAACTTAAGTCATCGG CTTATCTTCCGAAAGGTCGCCGATGTCCGTCGAGAAAAAGAGCTGGccgagagaagaaagaacgaACCACAGTTGGATCAAGCTCAGGATCATCTGGTTCGCAAGATCTTCTCGAG ATTTCGCCGAGAGAAACAACACACTGCCGATGTGGAGAAAGGTGAGAGTAAGGACACCAAGGACAGCGAGACGTCGCACTTGAAGAAGCTGTCCACTGCCGAGGAAGCTGGAACAGCCATCGCCAAAGCGCGACCAGGCAAATGGGGCCGTTTATTAG gTAGCTCGAGTTTGGACTCTGGCAGCGAATCGGGCACAGTCAGCGATACGTTTAAAAGATCTCTCAGCGCGAGAGACCCGCGTCCGAGTTCGAGTGCTGGCACTAACAAAGTCTTCCCGAAGATCGGCAAGTTAGGAGGAACGATCGAAGAAACAGCCGACAATGCCGACAATACGAAGGACACTCAGCAACAACAGACACAGCAGGCACAGCAACAACAGACCCTCAGTGTGGACTCGAAGCAGCTGCAACTGCGACGTCTGGAAAGCTATGACAGTGGCCTGATCACGCAACAACCGAGCCACGAGCGGGAGATCCTCGCGGCGGTGCTGGAAGTCAAGGTGGACCTGAAACTCGAGGTGCAGAGGGTAAATCAGCGGCTGGCCAAGATCGAAGACATGTTGCAGGCGCTAGTGAATAGGCTACCAGCCACTGCAACACCGCCGTCcgtcggtggcggcggtgTTCAACAACCGAAGGTTCCAAACTTCGTTACGAACCAGTCGCCTACGACCACGAGCGTAACGCTGGTCCAGTGCGCGACTCAGACCACGCCATCAATCGCGACCACTTCGACATCCACGACACCGAGCGAGGGTTACCGGGAGCAATCGACGGCGACGGAGCGCATGCCGAAGAGCCAGgagcatcatcatcatcatcaccatcaccatcagTCGTCGTCGGAACGGCACAAGGACACTGATAGACTGGCTGCGTCACGGGACGTCAACAAGGAGCTGCTCGAACGGCTGGCACAGGCCTCCACATCGCGCGGGGACGACTCGAACGCCCTGGGCCCGCTGATCCTGCGCAAGCGACGCAGCAAGTCACGCAACAAGGGTGCGGCGCCGCTCGCCCCGCTCGCCACGCAACCGGTGAGCCCGTCGGAGCCCACGGAGACCACGCAAATGCTCGAGAGCACCGACGATCGGGATTCAACTGGTGGATCAGCCGAGAGAACCGCCACTGAGAGGGCCACTGAGAGGTCCGAACGTAAGAGACCACCGCCCAGACCGAGGGAGTATTTGTGA
- the LOC105277556 gene encoding potassium voltage-gated channel protein eag isoform X1, with translation MPGGRRGLVAPQNTFLENIIRRSSSQPDSSFLLANAQIVDFPIVYCNESFVKISGYNRAEVMQKSCRCGFMYGELTDKETIARIEECLEGQIHDQFEILLYKKTSSPRETPLWLLLQIAPIKNERDLVVLFLLTFRDITALKQPIETDDSKGGLSKFAKLARSVTRSRSVLVSQFSSHLPAVKDTAVPTTAKQSHLGHMMSLSGDVMPQYRQEAPKTPPHILLHYCAFKAIWDWIILCLTFYTAIMVPYNVAFKNKTSEDVSLLVVDSIVDVIFFIDIVLNFHTTFVGAGGEVVSDPKVIRMNYLKSWFIIDLLSCLPYDVFNAFDHDEDGIGSLFSALKVVRLLRLGRVVRKLDRYLEYGAAMLILLLCFYMLVAHWLACIWYSIGRSDADNGVQYSWLWKLANVTQSPYSYLWTNASTAPELVAGPSRRTMYVTALYFTMTCMTSVGFGNVAAETDNEKIFTICMMIIAALLYATIFGHVTTIIQQMTSATAKYHDMLNNVREFMKLHEVPKALSERVMDYVISTWAMTKGLDTDKVLNYCPKDMKADICVHLNRKVFNEHPAFRLASDGCLRALAMHFTMSHSAPGDLLYHTGESIDSLCFIVTGSLEVIQDDEVVAILGKGDVFGDSFWTNSLIGQSAANVRALTYCDLHTIKRDRLLEVLDFYQAFANSFARNLILTYNLSHRLIFRKVADVRREKELAERRKNEPQLDQAQDHLVRKIFSRFRREKQHTADVEKGESKDTKDSETSHLKKLSTAEEAGTAIAKARPGKWGRLLGSSSLDSGSESGTVSDTFKRSLSARDPRPSSSAGTNKVFPKIGKLGGTIEETADNADNTKDTQQQQTQQAQQQQTLSVDSKQLQLRRLESYDSGLITQQPSHEREILAAVLEVKVDLKLEVQRVNQRLAKIEDMLQALVNRLPATATPPSVGGGGVQQPKVPNFVTNQSPTTTSVTLVQCATQTTPSIATTSTSTTPSEGYREQSTATERMPKSQEHHHHHHHHHQSSSERHKDTDRLAASRDVNKELLERLAQASTSRGDDSNALGPLILRKRRSKSRNKGAAPLAPLATQPVSPSEPTETTQMLESTDDRDSTGGSAERTATERATERSERKRPPPRPREYL, from the exons GTTATGCAAAAGTCATGCCGCTGCGGATTCATGTACGGGGAGCTAACGGACAAGGAAACGATCGCCAGGATCGAGGAGTGCCTGGAGGGTCAGATTCACGATCAATTCGAGATCCTGCTGTACAAGAAGACCA GTAGCCCACGAG AGACACCATTATGGCTGCTGCTGCAAATAGCGCCGATCAAAAACGAACGAGACCTCGTGGTCCTGTTCCTGCTGACGTTTCGAGACATCACCGCCCTGAAACAGCCCATCGAGACGGACGACAGCAAAGGCGGTCTCTCCAAGTTCGCCAAACTCGCCAGATCGGTTACCCGATCGAGATCGGTTCTGGTCTCGCAGTTCAGCTCTCATCTGCCAGCTGTGAAAGACACAGCTGTGCCGACCACCGCCAAACAATCGCACTTGGGTCAT ATGATGTCCTTAAGCGGCGATGTTATGCCACAGTACAGACAGGAAGCACCAAAAACTCCACCGCACATTCTACTGCATTACTGTGCATTTAAGGCGATTTGGGACtggattattttatgtttgacCTTTTACACAGCCATCATGGTGCCATATAACGTCGCTTTCAAGAACAAGACCAGCGAGGATGTCTCGTTGCTGGTTGTCGATAGTATCGTCGACGTGATATTTTTCATCGACATCGTGCTAAATTTTCACACAACATTCGTGGGTGCCGGTGGCGAAGTGGTGTCTGATCCGAAG GTAATCAGAATGAACTATCTGAAGTCTTGGTTCATCATAGATCTGCTAAGCTGTCTACCGTATGACGTCTTTAACGCATTCGACCACGATGAGGATGGGATAGGTAGCTTGTTCTCGGCGCTGAAGGTGGTACGGCTGCTACGACTCGGCAGAGTCGTACGCAAACTAGATCGATACCTGGAGTACGGTGCCGCGATGCTCATTCTTCTGCTCTGTTTCTACATGTTGGTTGCTCACTGGCTGGCCTGTATCTG GTATTCGATAGGGAGATCAGATGCCGACAATGGGGTACAGTATTCGTGGTTGTGGAAGTTGGCCAATGTTACCCAGTCACCGTACAGCTACTTGTGGACCAATGCCAGCACTGCACCCGAACTAGTAGCCGGCCCGTCACGCCGCACGATGTATGTCACTGCTCTTTACTTCACAATGACTTGCATGACCTCCGTGGGCTTTGGGAACGTTGCGGCCGAGACCGACAACGAGAAGATTTTTACCATCTGCATGATGATCATTGCTG CCTTACTGTACGCTACGATCTTCGGTCACGTCACTACGATCATCCAGCAAATGACTTCCGCCACCGCCAAGTATCACGATATGCTGAACAATGTGAGGGAATTCATGAAACTTCACGAAGTACCAAAGGCCCTCAGCGAGCGCGTCATGGATTACGTCATCAGCACGTGGGCAATGACCAAGGGCCTGGATACGGACAAAGTTCTCAACTACTGCCCCAAAGACATGAAGGCCGACATCTGCGTGCATCTCAACAGAAAGGTTTTCAATGAGCACCCCGCCTTCAG ATTAGCGTCTGATGGGTGCTTACGCGCCTTGGCGATGCACTTCACGATGTCGCACAGCGCGCCTGGCGATTTGCTGTATCACACCGGAGAATCCATCGATTCTCTGTGCTTCATCGTGACAGGCAGCCTTGAAGTTATACAGGACGACGAGGTAGTGGCGATATTGGGAAAAGGCGATGTTTTCGGCGACAGTTTCTGGACGAATTCATTGATCGGTCAAAGCGCGGCGAATGTCAGAGCGCTCACTTACTGCGATTTGCATACGATTAAGCGGGATCGTCTATTGGAGGTATTGGATTTCTATCAGGCCTTCGCCAACTCCTTCGCCAGGAATTTGATCCTAACTTACAACTTAAGTCATCGG CTTATCTTCCGAAAGGTCGCCGATGTCCGTCGAGAAAAAGAGCTGGccgagagaagaaagaacgaACCACAGTTGGATCAAGCTCAGGATCATCTGGTTCGCAAGATCTTCTCGAG ATTTCGCCGAGAGAAACAACACACTGCCGATGTGGAGAAAGGTGAGAGTAAGGACACCAAGGACAGCGAGACGTCGCACTTGAAGAAGCTGTCCACTGCCGAGGAAGCTGGAACAGCCATCGCCAAAGCGCGACCAGGCAAATGGGGCCGTTTATTAG gTAGCTCGAGTTTGGACTCTGGCAGCGAATCGGGCACAGTCAGCGATACGTTTAAAAGATCTCTCAGCGCGAGAGACCCGCGTCCGAGTTCGAGTGCTGGCACTAACAAAGTCTTCCCGAAGATCGGCAAGTTAGGAGGAACGATCGAAGAAACAGCCGACAATGCCGACAATACGAAGGACACTCAGCAACAACAGACACAGCAGGCACAGCAACAACAGACCCTCAGTGTGGACTCGAAGCAGCTGCAACTGCGACGTCTGGAAAGCTATGACAGTGGCCTGATCACGCAACAACCGAGCCACGAGCGGGAGATCCTCGCGGCGGTGCTGGAAGTCAAGGTGGACCTGAAACTCGAGGTGCAGAGGGTAAATCAGCGGCTGGCCAAGATCGAAGACATGTTGCAGGCGCTAGTGAATAGGCTACCAGCCACTGCAACACCGCCGTCcgtcggtggcggcggtgTTCAACAACCGAAGGTTCCAAACTTCGTTACGAACCAGTCGCCTACGACCACGAGCGTAACGCTGGTCCAGTGCGCGACTCAGACCACGCCATCAATCGCGACCACTTCGACATCCACGACACCGAGCGAGGGTTACCGGGAGCAATCGACGGCGACGGAGCGCATGCCGAAGAGCCAGgagcatcatcatcatcatcaccatcaccatcagTCGTCGTCGGAACGGCACAAGGACACTGATAGACTGGCTGCGTCACGGGACGTCAACAAGGAGCTGCTCGAACGGCTGGCACAGGCCTCCACATCGCGCGGGGACGACTCGAACGCCCTGGGCCCGCTGATCCTGCGCAAGCGACGCAGCAAGTCACGCAACAAGGGTGCGGCGCCGCTCGCCCCGCTCGCCACGCAACCGGTGAGCCCGTCGGAGCCCACGGAGACCACGCAAATGCTCGAGAGCACCGACGATCGGGATTCAACTGGTGGATCAGCCGAGAGAACCGCCACTGAGAGGGCCACTGAGAGGTCCGAACGTAAGAGACCACCGCCCAGACCGAGGGAGTATTTGTGA
- the LOC105277555 gene encoding TLD domain-containing protein 1, with protein sequence MGHGSSRSASSANILSSKEIMLVENLFKSMSRSSGSIKREDIFKHWSMHLDDMLLQFVLRFLCHEPGKKVSAINGENFGRLYVFAVRGSAEERTSLVFDGFCEEEQKYEIPTVTFLQYIQATINSYLRLQKNSGNAHYLTWSNIGCTVNTSRIGMRSRSLCEDLVKYGDVLTVDQVENWFTSAATFKSIQSHVFQYLYLVSQKKGSDKNTSARINELNLLPLCMGLENIPHFPSILGLGDVLFLNLSLPHELRNEWRFLFSSQVHGESFSTMLGRIAMQGATIIILQDMDDHVFGGFASDSWKLGPNFIGNQASFLFKLEPDILTFPSTNYNNHYQYLNLHQQTMPNGLLMGGQLNYPGLWLDCEYGTGKSSMSCTTFQNYVQLSGKEDFKIKHCEVWGVGPVPDTEENVREMKSVLDQDPTSKVMLELAGRKLHSEGLREEQE encoded by the coding sequence ATGGGTCATGGGTCGAGCCGTTCCGCTTCCTCGGCAAATATCCTCTCCTCAAAGGAGATTATGCTGGTGGAGAACCTGTTTAAGTCCATGTCTCGCAGCTCGGGTTCCATCAAGCGCGAGGACATATTCAAGCATTGGTCGATGCATCTGGATGACATGTTGCTGCAGTTCGTACTGCGATTCCTCTGTCATGAACCAGGGAAGAAGGTTTCCGCTATCAACGGCGAGAACTTTGGTCGGTTGTACGTATTCGCCGTGCGTGGCAGTGCCGAAGAACGCACCAGTCTGGTATTCGACGGTTTTTGCGAGGAAGAGCAGAAGTACGAGATACCCACCGTTACGTTCCTTCAGTACATTCAAGCAACGATCAACTCTTACTTGCGATTGCAGAAGAACTCCGGCAACGCGCATTACCTCACCTGGAGCAATATTGGCTGCACGGTCAACACCAGCCGCATAGGGATGCGTTCGCGCAGCCTCTGCGAGGACCTTGTCAAGTACGGGGATGTGTTGACCGTCGATCAAGTGGAGAATTGGTTCACGAGTGCCGCCACGTTCAAGAGCATTCAGTCACATGTTTTCCAGTATCTCTACCTAGTTTCTCAGAAGAAGGGCAGCGACAAGAACACGAGCGCGCGAATAAACGAGCTGAACCTGCTGCCGTTGTGCATGGGTTTGGAGAACATACCGCATTTCCCGAGTATACTAGGCTTAGGAGACGTTCTGTTCCTGAATCTGAGTCTGCCGCACGAGCTCCGTAACGAATGGAGATTTCTGTTCTCCAGTCAAGTGCACGGCGAATCGTTCTCCACCATGCTGGGGAGGATCGCGATGCAAGGCGCGACGATAATCATACTCCAGGATATGGACGATCACGTGTTCGGCGGCTTTGCCTCCGACAGCTGGAAGCTGGGACCGAATTTCATAGGGAATCAAGCGTCGTTTCTGTTCAAGCTCGAGCCGGATATACTGACGTTCCCGTCGacaaattacaataatcaTTATCAGTATCTCAATCTCCATCAGCAAACGATGCCTAACGGCTTGCTCATGGGAGGTCAGCTTAATTATCCTGGCCTCTGGCTGGACTGCGAATACGGCACCGGCAAGTCGAGCATGTCGTGCACGACCTTCCAGAATTACGTACAACTTAGCGGTAAGGAAGACTTCAAAATCAAACACTGCGAGGTGTGGGGCGTCGGCCCGGTGCCGGACACAGAGGAGAACGTCCGCGAGATGAAGTCCGTACTGGATCAAGATCCGACATCGAAGGTGATGCTAGAACTGGCTGGTCGTAAGTTACACAGCGAGGGACTTCGCGAGGAACAGGAGTAA